CAATCCACGTAATGCTATTGCGTGTTTCCAGCAAGGCAGTAATTGCATGGCCGGAAGATGAATAGTGAGGATTCCATGCCGCAGCGCCTGCATCTTCTATCGTTTGAAAATTTATTTTTGAAACCTTTTGAGTTTGCGGGTCAATGGTGTTAAGACCATCCCTGGATCCTATCCAAATCAATCCGCGATGATCTTCCATTGCACAAACAATGTTGTTGCTGCATAATGAAGTGCCGACGGTTGCATCATGTCTGAAAGTATGGATTATTTCTCCCGAACTGCTAATTTCAGTGATGCCATCATCGGGCGTAGCGTACCATATAGAATGATTTTTGGTTTCAATCATAGCGACTATACATGCTGCGTGATTATGGTCACAGTGTTCAGTAAAAGGATTTGATAAATTAAATGGCAGGCTTTTGGGGTTAAACGCATTCAGTCCCCCATCGGTAGTGGCAATCCACATCATGCCACTTCTTCCCTGTGAAATAGAGCTGATTTTATTGCTGCTTAGTGAATTTAATTGATCTGCGTCGTGAATGTAGAGTAGAAACTTTGTTGATTCTGCATACAATACATTCACTCCTTTATCGGCAGTGCCAGCCCAAATCTTTCCATATTTATCTTTAAATACGCAGGTGACATCATTGCTTGATATGGATGAGAGATCTTTTTCATTGTGAATATAAGCGGTGAATTTATTCACCCAGGGCTCAAATTTGTTAAGTCCCCAATCGGTTGCAATCCAGATTGTATTAGACACAGGATCTACATAAATATCACGAACATTATTTGAGGAAATAGAATTAGAATTTTCGTTTCTGTGATTGAAAGCAGTGAAAGCGCCGCTATGAGTATTTACCCTATTCATTCCACCATACCTTGTACCAATCCAAAGTATCCCTTTTCCATTGCTGCCTATGCACGTAATGTGATTATCAGTGAGAGAATTTTCCTGGTTTTCTAAAGAGCGGAAGTGCTTAAAGATTTTTGTTTGCGGATCAAATGCATCCAGACCCATGCTTGCTGTTCCTATCCAGACTATATTGCTGCTATCGACAAAAAGTGAGGTTATGGAATCCTGTATCAGTGAACTGCTGTTTGCAGACTGATGATAACAACTAAATTTATTCGAATAAATGTCGAAACCATTCAAACCCTTTCCAGAGGTTCCAATCCATATCATCCCCTGACCTCCTACGGCGGAACAGGTAATATCATCACTGGAAAGTGAATTCACATTCCTGGAATTATGCAGGTATACCGTGAAGTTATAACCATCAAATTTGTTTAACCCTTCCCTGGTACCATACCACATATAACCCAGATGATCCTGTATTATTCTGGATACACTATTGCTAGACATACCCTGTTGCATGCCAAAATGCTTAAAATAAAGCGTGTCATTTTGCGCAAACATTATAGCAGGTACTGAGCAAAAAATACAGTTAATAAAAAATCCCCAAAGGCCTGTGAAGAATTTTGAGGGAGATAGAATTTTCATATATTGAAATGGTCCCTTGTAATTTAATCATTATTAGTAGTAATTGTATTAGTTCAATTTCCCCCTGTAAATAACATCTTTCTAATGCTGTAGTGCAAGTGCATAAACATGTAGTTGAATTCGGATTTAATAATCTTATATCTACTATAGATTAGCGATATTTTAATATTCCTCTTTTTGTGTATATAAAGCCTTTTAAAAGTTATTCCAATTCTTTTGAATTGATCTGTCGCTTTTTCTTCATGGTCGAAAATTGAAACGGGTTCTGATTCTGATTACCAATCTTACTCCTCACCCTATAATTGTCGCAATTATTGATGAGGGAACGGATGTTGAGCATCGATGCACATGAAGGGTTTCATAAATTTTATACAAAGCGAACCCCTATTGAGTGCAATCTTCATTTAGATCCTCTTATAGCTTGTCCCGGTGTCACCGGTCAGCGCCGTTTATTACCACATGAACAATTTCAATCATTTTGCTATCAATGTATCGCAAGCAAATAGTCCTAAGCACCCGAATCCAATCATGCAGTATTACTTAAAAATTCATATAAAATTTGAAGATATATCTTAATAATTTACATATTTTTACATCATATGCGTCTACAGCGTATAATTTCACTTTGACTATATACACTAATATGAAAATCTCATCTCTTATGAATAAATGGAAAAATACCACCGGATGTCATGATCTGTATCTATTCATGATAAGGTAATGAGCGCTCACTTTTGCTCTGTGAGGCATCCGTTAGTTGAGGAGTGAATAATCCGCTCTTCCAATTATTATATAAACCCGATTTTATGAAAAACAATTTAGCAATTACTAATAAAAATGTTAATCAAACATTTTTTCACCTGAATAAATATACTGCCCGGCTATTTATTTGTATTTCATTATTGTTTGTACAAAGCTTTGTTTCGAATACAATTACTGCCCAGTCGAATAATTCAAAGCCACCTAACATCCTGGTAATTCTGCTGGATGATGCCCGGTACGATATGTTTGCACCCAACGGTGGGCCAGACTTTTTCAGCACTCCTGCTATAAACCGCATTGCTGAGGAGGGGATTAATTTTAAGTATACGGGCGTCACTACTTCATTGTGCGTGCCAAGCCGCTCGTCTATCTATACGGGTTTATATTCTCATCATCACGGGGCCATTGATAATTATCATTCACCAAAAAAAGGGCTGACTTATGTCTCAAGCTTGCTTCAGAATGCAGGGTACTACACCGGCTTCGTCGGCAAATGGCTCCTCAGTGATATTTTGCCTGACACACCTATTGGTTTTAATTACTGGGCAATTTCAAATGTAGCCTCTCATTTAAGTCCGTCCATTACATTTAATGACGGAACCACTGCAAAATATCAGGGCCATGATGCCGTGATCTTTACAAATTTTGCAATCGACTTTCTTACAAACAAAGTACCTTCAGGTAAACCCTGGATGCTATTTTTATTTCACCGTGTTCCACACACTCCTTTGCAGGCGCTAACCGGGGAAGATACTTTATACCAGCATGTCCCTATTACTTTCCCTGACAACTTTGCTTCTTATAAGAAAAATTTTCCTTCCTATCTGTATCCCGCCCATCAATATTCAGGTGACTCAGCATACCTTGATCAATACATCAGGGATTACTATGAAACTTGTCAGGCTGCTGAGTACAGCGTAGACAGCGTACTCAGTTATCTGGAAGCCAATCATATCCTTGACAGCACGCTGATTATCTTTTCAAGTGATAATGGGTTTTTTCTTGGAGAGCACGATCTTAAGGAGAAACAACTTTCTTATGATGTATCGCTTCGGGTGCCTCTTTTCATTCGTTACCCGAAATGGTTTGAAGCAGGAACCGTAGTTGACAATGAATTTGCTGCTAATATTGATTTTGCACCAACCCTGCTCGAGGCGGCCGGAGTTCCGAATACTTATAGAATGGATGGCATCTCGCTGCATCAACTCGCAATGGGTCAAGTGCACCGTAAAGATTTTTTCTTTGAATTCTATCCTGCCGATGATTATTGCTGGGAAGCCATTCGATCTTTAAGCTATGAATATATCTATAGTTATTGCAGCAGCTCTACCGAAGAATTTTTTGATCTTATATCAGATCCTGAAGAAAATAATAATTTAATATTTGATCCTTCATATGCTTCCGTTATTCAACAGTTCCGGGTAAAACGGGACAGCTTTCGGTTAAGCACGAATGACACCCTTCAGCCTCTGCCTGGAAATTGTAAAATGCAGTCAGTGTATTACCAGGATGCAGACGGAGATGGTTATGGAAATCCCGATATCAGTAAAAAAAGTACTACTGCTCCTTCCGGATATGTTTTAATGAGCGGTGATTGCAATGATAATAATGCAAGTCAACATCCTGGAGTATTGGAAATCTGTAATAGCATTGACGATAATTGTAACGGCCAAATTGATGAAGGAGTAAAATCAACCTTTTATTCAGATGCAGATAATGATGGTTATGGCAACCCATCCTTTTTTACCGTCGCCTGTAATGCTCCCACAGGTTATGTTTCAAATGATCTGGATTGCAATGATGCCAACCTCAGCATCCATCCCGGAGCAGCAGAAAACTGTAATGGCATTGATGATAATTGCAATTGGGAAACTGATGAAGGAGTAAAATTTATTTATTATGCAGACGCCGACGCAGACGGTTATGGTAATGCAAATAATTCTACTTCCGCATGCAGCGTTCCAAATGGATATGTCCTAAATTCTTCAGATTGCAACGATGCCAATGCCCGCATTAATCCGAATTCAACAGAGGTAATGAATGGCATCGATGATGATTGCGATGGATTAACTGATGAGAAATCAACATTCTACGCGGACCAGGATCACGATGGATTCGGAAACCCTGATGTAAGTACTGAAGGAGATTCGGTTTTAAACGGATATGTGGCTGACCATACTGATTGCGATGATTTAAATGCAAATATTCATCCGGGAGCTTCAGAAGCGTGTAACGGTATTGATGACAACTGCAATTCACAGGTGGATGAGGGAGTAAAATCCTCTTATTATGAGGATAGTGATGGAGATGGTTATGGGAAATCTACTGTTATCATGCAGGCTTGTGCCGCACCTTCGGGGTATGTAGTAAATAATACAGATTGCAATGATGCAAATGGAAATATTCATCCTGGAGCAGCCGATGCATGTAACGGCATAGATGATAACTGCAATGGCATTGTAGATGAAAATACCATTGCTGCAACCATTTCGCCCGCGGGAACAGTAACCACCTGCAGCGGAGTTTCTATAACCTTAACCGCTAATAGCGGAACGGGGATCTCTTATCAATGGCTAAAAAATAACAAGAATATTTCCGGCGCTACCAATCAAACTTATTCTACGAAGACTGCAGCAGGCTATCAGGTGAAAGAGACGAATACCTTTAATTGTTCAGGCACCTCTGCCACTACATCTCTTAATTTGGCCAGCCTTCCCACAGCTACCATTACACCGTTAGGGAATCTGAATATCTGCCAGACAAACTCTGTGGTATTACAAGCCAACTCAGGAACAGGCTTAAGGTATCAATGGGTTAAAGGAAACGCTGATATTTCGGGAGCAACAGGACAAAATTATACTGCAACTAAAACAGCCACCTATAAAGTTATGGTTACGAACAGCAGCAACTGCAGTAAAACATCAGCGGGAGTAAAGGTCACGAAAACATGCCGGGAGCATTCTATGTTTCTTCCAAATTCTTTCGTTTTATCCATCTTTCCGAATCCTGCTAATAACAAATTCACAGTCAAATTTAATTTACCGGAAGATCTGCTTAAGGCCAATGGTGATTATACATTAGCGACCCTTGAAATAAGAAATATTCTCGGCCAAATAATCTATGCCGAAGATTTTTCCATCAATGAAACCGAAGTGGTAAAAAAAATTACTCTCAATTCTGGAGAGGGAATGTACATGGTAAGTGTGCTTATAAATAACAGAATCTATTCAGCGCAAGTCATTATTGCAAATTAGAACCTCAAAACTTTTTTTTGTATTTTACCTATTTAAAAGACAGGAACTATTCCCATATAAAAACTAAAATTCCATACTATATAATAGCAATTCATTCCGAAGGAATTAATAAATCTATTAATGATTGGGGATTTATCTAAGGAAAATAATTTCTGGTCGAAAACTGAAACCGGTTCTGGTTCTTATTACCATTAAAACCTTATTTTCGCCGCCTCGTTTTCTAAAGTTATTGTAAATCACTTTCCATGGTAAAAAGATTGCGCCTGGTACTTATTGCGGCCGTGTTACTGAGTGCTGTTTGCTGGCAAACTATATCAGGCCAATCAATTCCTCAGGATTGGTTCCATCTGGACCCTAAACTCGACCATTATTACGGAGTAAGTGATAACCGCGCTTACAGCGAATTATTAAAAAACCTTACTCGTCACACTGTAATTGTCGCAATTATTGATGGGGGAACAGATGTTGAGCATCCTGATCTTAAGGCAAATGTCTGGACTAATCCCAAAGAAATTTCCGGCAATGGAATAGATGATGATGGCAATGGCTACATTGATGATATACATGGATGGAATTTTATTGGTGGAAAAGATGGTGATGTGCAATATGACAATTTGGAAATAACGAGGGTTTACCGCGATCTCAATGCAAGATTTGGTAACAGCGATTCTTCCAAAATTTCGCCTGCGGACAAAGCTGATTATGAGCGATATTTAAAAGTGAAGCAGGATTTTACGAGAGAAGCCATGACTTCCAAATTCAACTATACACTCTATGGTAATATGGCTAAATCACTTCAGCGCTTATCGGCAGAGTTGAGTAACGACGATCCCACTGCCGACCAGGTCTCCTCATTTCAACCTGAAAATGATTCACTTGCCATAGCAAAAAATTTGCTGCTCAGCTTTTTATCTCATGGTTATTCATTGCACGATGCTCTAAGGGAAATGAATGACGGCGTTATGGAAGTGCAGGCGCAGGTGAATTACATGTACAACCTGGATTTTGATCCGAGATATATTGTCGGCGATAATTACAAAGATGCTTCAGAGCGTATTTATGGGAATAATGATGTAAAAGGACCCGAATCAATGCATGGTACTCATGTTGCAGGAATAATAGGAGCTGTACGTGGAAATGGTGAAGGGGTGGAAGGCATCGCTGCAAATAATGTAAGACTTATGATTGTGCGTGTAGTGCCTGATGGCGATGAACGTGATAAAGATGTTGCAAATGGCATAAGATACGCTGTAAATAATGGAGCCAAAGTAATTAATATGAGCTTTGGAAAATCGTATGGATATAATAAAGCAGCCGTTGATGAGGCAGTAAAATATGCAGCCAGCAAAGACGTCCTGTTGGTTCATGCCGCGGGAAATGATAGTAAAGACGATGATGTAAATGATCATTATCCTAATGCTCACTACTCGGATGGGACGGGCACAGCAACCAATTGGATTGAAGTAGGAGCTTCTTCCTATGATAAAAATGTAGCCTCATTTTCAAACTACGGAAGAAGAAGTGTGGATCTGTGGGGCCCGGGAGTGAAAATTTATTCTACCGTTACGGATGCAAAATATCAAAACCTGCAGGGTACCAGTATGGCTTCGCCGGCTGTTGCCGGAGTCGCCGCAATCATTCGTGCGTATTTCCCTGGCCTGACAGCTATACAGGTTAGAGAAGTATTGATGAAAAGCGTGGTTAAAATTCCTGGAAAAATAACCTTACCCGGAAGTGACAATAAAAAGATAAAACTTAAAAAAATCTCCCAAACTAATGGTGTGGTGAATGCCTATAATGCAGTAAAAATTGCGGAGAAGATGAAGCAATAGTTTTTAGTCTTTCCTTCAACCTGCAGTAATATCATTATCGGAACACCATTTAACTGTTATCTTCGTTAACAGAACCGCCGTAACTGTATGGATCGATTATGAGACTTATCCTTCTTTTAACTTTTCTCTCTGTAGCCATAACAGATGCCTGTACTAAGAATGTACTCAGCTCTTCTACAAAAATTACAGATAACCTGGTTGGTTGCTGGAAATTCTCTTTAGAAAAAAATGATTCCGGAAGAGTAACACGCGTCTTCAGAACCGGCGATCCTAAATGGGCTGCCTGGCCGGAACAGTATTGCTTTATAGCTCCTGATTCCATAACGTATTCTTCCGGCGGTGTAGATGCAATGCCCGTAAGATTTATGAGCGGTACTTACAGCCAAAAAGTACAGAGTGATAACGGTCATAAACTTATATCAATCAGTTTTTCTACAGATACAGAAAGTAAAGATGCAATGGAGAAAGAATTATGGTTTATACAAGATACTCTTTGTCTTAAAACAACAGGACAAAATGTGACTGATTATTACGTACATCAGTAACGAACCTTCTTAGAGAATCCCTGTCATTTAGTTTTATTTGCCTGAAATTTCCGCCTTTAAATACTCTGACAAAAAGACACAATAAAATTAACTGTACTACTTTTGTTACTGTAATGTTCAACTAAACTTATTGAGATGCCTGGTTTTATTTTTATTATCATGATTGGATTGCTGGTGGCGGGCTTTATCATACAGGCCAGACTTCGCTCTAAACTCACTGCCTACAGCAAATACCCATCCCCGAACGGAATGAGTGGAAAAGACGTAGCAGAGAAAATGCTTCGCGATAATGGAATT
The genomic region above belongs to Chitinophagales bacterium and contains:
- a CDS encoding sulfatase-like hydrolase/transferase; the protein is MKNNLAITNKNVNQTFFHLNKYTARLFICISLLFVQSFVSNTITAQSNNSKPPNILVILLDDARYDMFAPNGGPDFFSTPAINRIAEEGINFKYTGVTTSLCVPSRSSIYTGLYSHHHGAIDNYHSPKKGLTYVSSLLQNAGYYTGFVGKWLLSDILPDTPIGFNYWAISNVASHLSPSITFNDGTTAKYQGHDAVIFTNFAIDFLTNKVPSGKPWMLFLFHRVPHTPLQALTGEDTLYQHVPITFPDNFASYKKNFPSYLYPAHQYSGDSAYLDQYIRDYYETCQAAEYSVDSVLSYLEANHILDSTLIIFSSDNGFFLGEHDLKEKQLSYDVSLRVPLFIRYPKWFEAGTVVDNEFAANIDFAPTLLEAAGVPNTYRMDGISLHQLAMGQVHRKDFFFEFYPADDYCWEAIRSLSYEYIYSYCSSSTEEFFDLISDPEENNNLIFDPSYASVIQQFRVKRDSFRLSTNDTLQPLPGNCKMQSVYYQDADGDGYGNPDISKKSTTAPSGYVLMSGDCNDNNASQHPGVLEICNSIDDNCNGQIDEGVKSTFYSDADNDGYGNPSFFTVACNAPTGYVSNDLDCNDANLSIHPGAAENCNGIDDNCNWETDEGVKFIYYADADADGYGNANNSTSACSVPNGYVLNSSDCNDANARINPNSTEVMNGIDDDCDGLTDEKSTFYADQDHDGFGNPDVSTEGDSVLNGYVADHTDCDDLNANIHPGASEACNGIDDNCNSQVDEGVKSSYYEDSDGDGYGKSTVIMQACAAPSGYVVNNTDCNDANGNIHPGAADACNGIDDNCNGIVDENTIAATISPAGTVTTCSGVSITLTANSGTGISYQWLKNNKNISGATNQTYSTKTAAGYQVKETNTFNCSGTSATTSLNLASLPTATITPLGNLNICQTNSVVLQANSGTGLRYQWVKGNADISGATGQNYTATKTATYKVMVTNSSNCSKTSAGVKVTKTCREHSMFLPNSFVLSIFPNPANNKFTVKFNLPEDLLKANGDYTLATLEIRNILGQIIYAEDFSINETEVVKKITLNSGEGMYMVSVLINNRIYSAQVIIAN
- a CDS encoding S8 family serine peptidase, with the translated sequence MVKRLRLVLIAAVLLSAVCWQTISGQSIPQDWFHLDPKLDHYYGVSDNRAYSELLKNLTRHTVIVAIIDGGTDVEHPDLKANVWTNPKEISGNGIDDDGNGYIDDIHGWNFIGGKDGDVQYDNLEITRVYRDLNARFGNSDSSKISPADKADYERYLKVKQDFTREAMTSKFNYTLYGNMAKSLQRLSAELSNDDPTADQVSSFQPENDSLAIAKNLLLSFLSHGYSLHDALREMNDGVMEVQAQVNYMYNLDFDPRYIVGDNYKDASERIYGNNDVKGPESMHGTHVAGIIGAVRGNGEGVEGIAANNVRLMIVRVVPDGDERDKDVANGIRYAVNNGAKVINMSFGKSYGYNKAAVDEAVKYAASKDVLLVHAAGNDSKDDDVNDHYPNAHYSDGTGTATNWIEVGASSYDKNVASFSNYGRRSVDLWGPGVKIYSTVTDAKYQNLQGTSMASPAVAGVAAIIRAYFPGLTAIQVREVLMKSVVKIPGKITLPGSDNKKIKLKKISQTNGVVNAYNAVKIAEKMKQ